A genome region from Bacteroides stercoris ATCC 43183 includes the following:
- a CDS encoding tyrosine-type recombinase/integrase: MRKAKATKVTLRFRMLTTGKETLYLDYYPGIPNPKTGETMRREYLGMYVVPLKKRTGELQTNKDGSHKYNEEDAETIRLAEIIRANRQNELSKAEIYTEAEAELLKAKERSKGDFIAYFRDCAKDKKESNYNNWMSALKHLQDYTKKSDNTTIKRFCDIDLLWCERFRDYLLNVRTHRSDKVVLSNNTAAAYFLKFKIALKSAYKYGYLPKNINEDLKGIKEKESRREFLTLDELKRLVETPCTNPVLKRAALFSALTGLRHSDIRKMKWGELGEDNGKFTLKYTIQKTSKYDELPISEQAMQLCGERQKPDALVFDGLVYSAYANKALAQWLGAAGITRDVTFHCFSHIKSYYSLGTRELQKLSD, translated from the coding sequence ATGAGGAAAGCAAAGGCAACAAAGGTTACATTACGTTTTCGGATGCTCACCACCGGAAAGGAAACTCTTTACCTTGATTATTACCCCGGCATCCCTAACCCCAAGACAGGCGAAACAATGCGCAGAGAGTATTTAGGTATGTACGTTGTTCCTTTGAAGAAAAGGACAGGTGAGCTTCAAACTAATAAAGATGGCTCACACAAGTATAACGAGGAAGATGCGGAAACCATACGTTTAGCTGAAATCATCCGAGCCAATAGACAAAATGAACTAAGCAAGGCGGAAATCTACACGGAGGCAGAAGCGGAACTACTCAAAGCTAAAGAACGCAGCAAGGGGGATTTTATAGCTTACTTCCGTGATTGTGCAAAGGATAAGAAAGAATCCAATTACAACAACTGGATGAGTGCGCTAAAACATTTGCAAGATTATACCAAGAAATCAGACAATACCACAATAAAGCGATTTTGTGATATTGATTTGCTTTGGTGTGAAAGATTCCGTGATTATCTCTTGAACGTAAGAACACACAGAAGCGACAAGGTTGTATTATCCAACAATACGGCTGCTGCCTACTTCCTTAAATTCAAGATAGCATTGAAATCAGCTTATAAATATGGGTATCTGCCTAAGAATATTAACGAAGATTTGAAAGGCATTAAAGAGAAGGAATCACGCAGAGAGTTCTTGACACTTGACGAGCTCAAACGGCTGGTAGAAACACCTTGCACTAACCCAGTATTGAAACGTGCAGCTCTGTTTTCAGCTCTTACAGGTCTAAGACATTCGGACATACGCAAAATGAAATGGGGTGAACTGGGTGAGGATAACGGTAAGTTTACGCTGAAATATACCATCCAAAAAACAAGCAAGTACGATGAGTTACCCATATCTGAACAAGCCATGCAACTATGTGGAGAAAGACAGAAACCGGACGCACTTGTTTTTGATGGGCTGGTATATTCCGCTTATGCTAACAAGGCTTTAGCTCAATGGCTGGGTGCGGCAGGTATTACAAGGGACGTAACATTTCATTGCTTTAGTCATATCAAATCTTATTACTCATTGGGAACAAGGGAATTACAAAAGCTTTCAGATTGA